A region of the Cottoperca gobio chromosome 22, fCotGob3.1, whole genome shotgun sequence genome:
tGTGGTCAGTGTTCCCACCTcttcatgtttctctttctttcttttaacttCAGGTTTCTCCACAACTTTTGGTTTTTCCTCCTCGAGCTGCTGAACTTCCAGtaatttagttgttttcttttgttcctcTCTCGCAGGCCTCTCATCACACATCACCTCGGGCTCCAATTTTGTCGTAGATGcatatgaaatatttatattcaaatcCTGCTGGAGATAATGAAACACAAAGTGGTGGTTTAAAGATAATCATCCACAAAGACAGACTGACTATAGCTTAGATCAAACTAAGTGACATGTCTAAAATCATCCGCTGCACAAAGCTCTCTAGTTCTTGACCATCTTAAGTGGGACTAATTTGCTATGAATTCTGGGTAAATCAAGACTTTTTTAAAGCTATAAAACATGTAACCACGTGAAATGAAACTCCCTTCACTCCTTCTGAAAGAACTCAACACTTGATCATCTCAGTGCGTCTGCATCAGAGCTGCTGTGGCTTCTTAACGTGGAagatttctttgtttaaaataaatagttttatatttatttttgggaaGCTGTCGAACTTGCATTGGACGAATCTAAGAGCAAGATCATAACTGGCCCCACacactgcagacaaacacatgtTTGTGGACCAGCGCCTGCGTTCTGCATTATTTTGTCGAACAAGGACTGAAGTATTTATCTGACGTCACTTCAACACATTTCCAAAAGTGTTTGTGATAACATCAGTCAGTTTTGTCCTTGaggtgtgtttatatatttgcacCTTCCATCTAGTCACCCTTTTAATGACTGGTTAATGTACTTAAGAACAGTGCAGAGACATTTTGCTCCACAATATAACAAACAGCATTTTTAATCTCCACAAACCTTCTCATCTTCTTTTGCATTCATCTCCgcaacattttcttctttattattAGAACTGCTCTCCGCCGCATCTccattgtgtgttttaacagGTTTGAGAGATTCATTTGCTTCTGCATTACTTTCAATAACAGGATTTTCTGACGAGCCCGACTTCCCTTGTTCTTCCTCATGAAAGAATGACATACAAGTAGCAAAGTAATCAGCAGGATTCAAGAAGATCTTTACAGACGAGAACACttatatgtatttgttgtaATTGCAGCAACATGAGTAAAACACGACTTACAGGTAAAATGTCTTTAACTGCATTCTCCTTTCCTAACCGCTTCTTTAGTTTCTTACGCtgcaacagaaagaaaagtgttgTGAGCCGCTGTCACAGAAAAACACCGTcactcaaaatgtcaaatccttataattatatttaccAATTTCTTACGCTTGTTCTTCTCAGTTTTCTCCTTACGCCGTTCCTCTTCTTCTAACAATTCCTTTGCCTGTTTATCAGCCTCCTGAAAAAGAACAATGCCGTCTGGGAATAAACATGTAATGAGATGTACGAGTGAGAGTAACGGAGTCGGTGCGGAAGACAGATCGTGTTGAAAAGCAGGGATACGTAGTAAAGGGAACTTTTTGGTTTGAAATACCTCGTCAGTGAGTTGTTTTATTCGTGGATGTGGTTCTAAAGGCCTCTGAGCAGCATTTTGTTGATAAAAGTGatcatcttcatcatcgtcatcatcgtcGTCATCATCAGTGTATATGATGTCGTCCTCCAGTTCGCCCTCAAACGTCCGTAACAAATCTAAACCTGGGAGATGAAGCCAACACGTAAAAACTTATTCAAGTGAAAACATGCAGCAGGAAACATCACGTTTCATTTCCTCAGGGATTTACAAAACATCCGAACTCGATGGAGCGCGCTGCCAAATGCGTTTTCTCCGCCTTAAGAGTGCGGCCGTTCCTTTACTGAGAATACAATGCACTTGGCATCAAAGTCTACCCATAATCCTTTGCAAACAGACAGATGAACTTGCAGTAGAGAACAGTTAACAATAAGCAATCTGCAGTTCACTGATATGAAGAAAGGGATGTCCTTCCACGCCCTCATGACTCGTCTCTTTACACGATTCTTGTTCTGCTGTTGACTCATGTCAATATGTAGGCGCCTAATATCCTGGTGGACATGTTGTAATACTACGTCTTGTTTGATTAATCTTATGTTATCTAAACCCTTACGTTGTTTTGGATCTGTAAATACCTTTATGGTGGAACCCTACCGTTTAGTTTCACTGGTAATAAATCCAATAATACTgggttgtgtttttattatctcCAGTTCTTTTCCATTGTGACtataaaataatctgcaacatGTCTTACCTAATAAACCAGAGGCAAAGACATCCAGGATAGAGTTTGCAGAATGATGTCCATTTATGAAGTCTACCATAGTTTCctgagaaggagaaaaaggatCAGAGGCTTAAAATGCATCAACGTAAATAATGATATCGTAACATTGACAcaattagataaataaataaacaactagagctgaaacaagCAGTCGATTAATTCCAGATTTGTGGATAGTTTTGATTTGAGTCATATTTCAAATAGAAATACAAATCATTCCCCAGTTCCAGCTTTTCAATGTGCAGACTTTTATCTCATTTACATCACTGTAATTCAATATTGTTGGATTTTGGACTGTTTtggaaagcaagaaaaaaacaaacaatttaaaatgtgatcaTTTTGAGCTCTAGGGAAATTATGATggacatgtttaaatattttctttcattaaataaaacaaaaatatttagttgCAAACCCTACTTCTGTGCAAAAGTGTTAACTGCTTACTGCTATAATACACTGAGTACAAGTTTATTTACTTGTGTGTGACATTATTGTTAGGCTGTTATGTGCAACAGTTACCACCTGACAGTAATTAATGTTGTTAAgtagtttgtattttgtaagaTGTAATATGtgtaaaggctgcattacagtgcatttgTATCTGATTCTTGTGAAAATAAGCTGTCATAGCTATTATCctgataacaataacaaaaggtAGAATGGTATGTTACCAACAACACATCTATAATTAGAAAAACCTGTTATGccacaataataacaacagcaCAAAGTTTGCAGATGCCTGCATCATACTCACATGTGTGCGCATGAGCCTCGAGTTCTCTCGGATTCTAGCTATAGGAGCTCCACCTGAGAGGTACAAAGGGTCATGATCACATACATATAGGTGATTTTATTCAATCTTAACAAAGCTAAAGGCAGTAGTCACGTTGATACAGTTATATTAATCAATCGCCacaacgttagctagctagctagtaaGCTAACTAGCTACACAGTTGACGAAATAGGTCATGTTCTCAGTAAATGAAACTCAGACGAATATCAAACTACCATAATGACAATACCTGCTTTAATCTTACCCTTAACAGTGTCCTTCTTCCTTGGCATGATGTTAGCTTATGTCTTTGAAGCGTTTCCCCGTGACTGTGTTCAGCGTTATGTCTTGTTGGTATATTTTACAGTTCTCActgttttctccttctttccGCGTTTCATGTGGAGATTTTGTTTCCCTGACTTCAACCTTTCAGGCTTCTCCCAGCCTCCAAGAGGCTCCACCAATCAAATGGTAGAGATTGCCTTTTGTTTGTGGTTCAGGGCTGTGATTGGATGTTGGGTCTGTCAATCCTGGTAAAGGAGGCGGGACTTGATACAGCgtgctgcctgtgtgtctgtttgaggGCAAAAGTCCCAATGAACGTATGACGCtaaaaaccaaaacagaaaatgatgtaCAAATCTTTCATTAAAGTATATTAACATTGTTAAgaaagtttatatatatatataccagaAATCTGCAGTTCTGACTGACGTTGTAGTCTGTTCCTGTCCTGCTTGGTGGCTAATTCAAACCACAGAGTGATGGAGATGCATAGAACTGGATTATTGCTATGTAGAATTGTATCAGCAGCTCCTGGGGCAGGTTGAATTTCCTGAACTATATCCTCTGCTGGACTTTTTGTCCTAATTTTTCCTCTACGACAGGATATTACTGGGCTGTTTTGTTGGATTGCATCAGATTGTacaataatttatattttgctGGATAGTCTTCaccagaagtaaaaaaaaatacgtTATCTTGTACACTACACTTGCACTaactaaaaaatataaatatacaaacaattTAGGGATATGTGAAACTATGGACGACTAATTACTGATAAAATgtgacatacatttatatttttgttttaatttgcttcTTTATTAATTTACCTTTGAATTAATTCCCCTATTTATTAATTAactttcttatttaattttcacttttttttatttactttttaatttctttcattcatttttaaatgtatgtatttatttattatttttattttttcaaactgCACGCGAGTGATCATCTGTTCAATAGACGACCGTTTGCGTTCTTCAGTTCAAACCACATCTCGcgccctctgctctcctcccgcGCGAGTTTCCGGGTTTTCCCCACATTTCCTAGCAACGCTCCTTGGATACGAGTAGTAGGAAGCACGCTCAgtgtgtaaacaacaacaacgtggAGCTTCCAGAGGTTATTTATATAACTTTAACTGTATTCCTGGTTTGAACATTATGTTGTGCAGTCTTTTGTGTCGCCGTTTTGTTCGCTTTTACCCGGTTAAATCTGGCTAACGTTTACCCAACGCTGGCCGTTGTTAATAGCTTGCTAACTGCTAAACGCTTGACTAGGTTGTTAGCTAATTTATCGGCTAGCTAACAGACGGTTAACCCAAGTTACTCCTGTTAAACGTAATTGCATTCTCATCGTTAGTAGCTAATGACGACTAAATTGCAAATTGCTAACCTTAAGAAATGGTATGCAGATTATACAGAGCGTAGTCATGTGTCTCTCACTAAGCTAACAGTAACCTGTTGCGTTTAGCTAACTTTCTGATATGCTTCACAACTAATTGATTtgtgatatttaataaaatgtagttAGATATGTTTTTACAAAGGAACTTATTTGGAACGGCAACCATTACTACAAAGGTGGGTTGTATTATATCGACTACCCTTTTGCAGCATTTGACAGCTATCATCTAGATCTAGCATTAATGTTTCCCTTGATGGCTGACAGCTTTACAGAGGCCAGGTCATCTGCAGTGCAGCCAGAACAACGGCATAAAACTGCACTGTCAAAGAGAAACAGCAGTTTCAAGCCGAAACTCACAACTAACCCAGAAAGAATGGAAGACACCTCAGAAAGCAACAGAGGAGGGAC
Encoded here:
- the LOC115027676 gene encoding uncharacterized protein LOC115027676, which translates into the protein MPRKKDTVKGGAPIARIRENSRLMRTHETMVDFINGHHSANSILDVFASGLLGLDLLRTFEGELEDDIIYTDDDDDDDDDEDDHFYQQNAAQRPLEPHPRIKQLTDEEADKQAKELLEEEERRKEKTEKNKRKKLRKKLKKRLGKENAVKDILPEEQGKSGSSENPVIESNAEANESLKPVKTHNGDAAESSSNNKEENVAEMNAKEDEKQDLNINISYASTTKLEPEVMCDERPAREEQKKTTKLLEVQQLEEEKPKVVEKPEVKRKKEKHEEQKPMDPTAEELAKRSRELAGMGNRLAASSQYEMAVKCFTDAIKYNPKEFKLFGNRSLCYEIPLFTLYLWGKKYVSCRSPINLGLPPGMQARQCGNQARLLFNECLTASKQQASHDSPVSSASLDSHLMKLHEMGFSWAQSSEALKTHGTLEEAVEALFAGEDSNPGSCRRRGQLGQHGAAGGAGREEEEEEEEEEEDDDEGEWIVRQTSRPRMQQVKEFDAFGHSRSKSPSPTPHSRNSVKPDLFSVWVGSLAPAVTYSTLHELFSR